The Luteolibacter arcticus genome includes a window with the following:
- a CDS encoding NUDIX hydrolase, producing MSKDLLSVSRELKSMAEAGLRYSEGPYDLERYKRLHEIASELLDAEEREFRWPVEIGYATPKVDVRAAVIQDGKILLVRESSSGQWTLPGGWADLNASPAENAAREVLEEAGIVVEVRKLIACWDKDRQGHPRQPEHVYKLVFLCEATGGELTLSHETDGADWFAPDALPDLCPYRAAEHYITLAFTHAAKPELPTLFD from the coding sequence ATGTCCAAAGACCTTCTTTCCGTCAGCCGCGAATTGAAATCCATGGCCGAAGCCGGCCTGCGCTACTCCGAAGGACCCTACGACCTGGAACGCTACAAGCGCCTGCATGAGATCGCGTCCGAGCTGCTCGACGCGGAAGAGCGCGAGTTCCGCTGGCCGGTCGAGATTGGCTACGCGACTCCCAAGGTGGACGTCCGCGCCGCAGTGATCCAAGACGGGAAGATCTTGCTCGTTCGCGAGTCGAGCTCCGGCCAGTGGACCCTGCCCGGCGGCTGGGCCGACCTGAATGCCAGCCCCGCCGAAAACGCCGCCCGCGAGGTGCTGGAGGAAGCCGGCATCGTGGTGGAAGTGCGCAAGCTGATCGCCTGCTGGGACAAGGACCGCCAAGGCCACCCGCGCCAGCCGGAGCACGTCTACAAGCTCGTCTTCCTCTGCGAAGCCACCGGCGGCGAACTGACACTGTCCCACGAAACCGATGGCGCGGACTGGTTCGCGCCCGATGCCCTGCCCGACCTCTGCCCCTACCGTGCGGCGGAGCACTACATCACCCTGGCATTCACCCACGCCGCCAAGCCGGAACTGCCGACCTTGTTCGATTGA
- a CDS encoding SseB family protein, with product MFKFFQKKREQRLVAEAKARTFKQVLTDLENGNGNPLEAALVLHLTADDQDSLARFLITLGRSELWLLKKTDERFGDPAVTEGPDGNPFVAAFSSLERARSAAATWQLANRSSAISALELVFVLSPSVGFVLNADDPHLQWTFTPEQVSNLRSVFEQSYNYELGGIYSIWGEGAFRAAKLLAADDGGVHLRVYANTFSERPTNVDPASLTLDSSNSESVRAIGHMPLVRAGFLAMGPKLLATTPVTEDELEGYKMWKDAEGGYFGA from the coding sequence ATGTTTAAATTCTTCCAGAAAAAGCGCGAGCAACGCCTAGTCGCCGAAGCAAAGGCCCGGACATTCAAGCAGGTGCTCACGGATCTTGAAAACGGCAACGGCAACCCGTTGGAAGCAGCTCTCGTCCTTCATCTTACCGCGGATGACCAAGACTCGCTTGCCCGCTTTCTGATCACCTTGGGACGCTCCGAGCTTTGGTTGCTCAAAAAAACCGACGAACGTTTCGGCGATCCGGCGGTGACCGAAGGACCCGATGGCAATCCATTCGTCGCGGCTTTTTCATCACTGGAACGTGCCCGATCGGCGGCTGCCACTTGGCAACTCGCCAACCGGTCTTCAGCCATCAGCGCTCTCGAACTGGTCTTTGTCCTCAGTCCATCTGTCGGCTTCGTTCTCAATGCCGACGATCCACATCTCCAATGGACCTTTACCCCGGAGCAGGTCTCCAACCTCCGCTCCGTATTTGAGCAGAGCTACAACTATGAGCTGGGAGGCATCTACTCGATTTGGGGAGAGGGCGCGTTCAGGGCCGCCAAGCTGCTGGCGGCAGATGACGGGGGTGTCCACCTGCGAGTGTATGCCAACACGTTTTCCGAGCGTCCCACCAATGTAGATCCGGCATCGCTCACGCTGGATTCCAGTAACAGCGAATCCGTAAGAGCCATCGGCCACATGCCACTCGTTAGAGCCGGCTTTTTGGCCATGGGACCCAAGTTGCTCGCAACCACCCCGGTCACCGAAGATGAACTGGAAGGCTACAAGATGTGGAAAGACGCGGAGGGTGGCTACTTTGGGGCGTAA
- a CDS encoding AbrB/MazE/SpoVT family DNA-binding domain-containing protein — MRTGTTTATLKKWGNSIGLLLPAGIAKATHLSSGTRVEIDIADGALVIRKAATQSPLEELCDGITEKNLHCETDWGQPQGREVW, encoded by the coding sequence ATGCGCACCGGAACGACTACCGCCACATTGAAGAAGTGGGGCAACAGCATTGGCCTGTTGCTGCCAGCCGGAATCGCCAAGGCAACGCACCTTTCCTCCGGCACCCGGGTCGAGATCGATATCGCGGATGGCGCGCTCGTCATCCGCAAGGCCGCCACCCAGTCGCCCCTCGAAGAACTCTGCGACGGCATCACCGAGAAGAACCTCCACTGCGAGACCGATTGGGGACAACCGCAAGGCCGCGAAGTCTGGTGA
- a CDS encoding lysozyme inhibitor LprI family protein produces the protein MKLLPLCLALLVAAPVALPAQSQQEMNAEAAETFKKADKELNEVYAKVLANLDDLAKENLKKSQRAWVAWRDAEAAFRADAEARGGSMWPLVHEGIRGRLTKERVKSLKELLLEEK, from the coding sequence GTGAAACTTCTCCCCCTTTGCCTCGCCCTGCTGGTGGCTGCGCCGGTCGCGTTGCCCGCACAATCGCAGCAGGAAATGAACGCCGAAGCCGCCGAGACCTTCAAGAAGGCGGACAAGGAACTCAACGAGGTCTATGCGAAGGTGCTCGCCAACCTCGACGATCTAGCGAAGGAGAACCTCAAAAAATCCCAGCGCGCGTGGGTGGCGTGGCGCGACGCCGAGGCCGCTTTTCGCGCCGATGCGGAGGCCCGCGGCGGCAGCATGTGGCCGCTCGTCCACGAGGGCATCCGCGGCCGCCTGACCAAGGAGCGGGTGAAGAGCTTGAAGGAGCTGCTGCTGGAGGAGAAGTGA
- a CDS encoding M14 family metallopeptidase, whose product MAFELQSYLAEFGALARDRGFVARTLCETSAGPLVVWEKAGDGLAAYLSAGMHGDEPAGPWAALELLRQGAFDDGPWLVCPALNPTGLAAGTRDNAEGIDLNRDYWNRRTPEVQAHAAWLESLPCPRIFISLHEDWETSGFYFYEINLGDDRPDRAGAILEAVRPWFPPEPGAMIDGHDIRDSGWIYHAAEADLPENWPEAIFLAKLGCPVSFTFETPSANCLQDRIAAHVAAAKAAAAFPATL is encoded by the coding sequence GTGGCCTTTGAGCTCCAGTCCTACCTCGCCGAGTTCGGCGCGCTAGCCCGCGACCGCGGGTTCGTCGCGCGGACGCTGTGCGAAACGTCTGCCGGACCCCTGGTGGTCTGGGAAAAGGCGGGCGACGGGCTTGCGGCCTACCTCTCCGCCGGCATGCACGGCGATGAGCCGGCGGGGCCCTGGGCAGCGCTGGAACTGCTCAGACAGGGTGCCTTCGATGACGGTCCGTGGCTGGTCTGCCCCGCGCTGAACCCGACCGGGCTGGCCGCCGGCACGCGCGACAACGCCGAGGGCATCGACCTGAACCGCGACTACTGGAACCGCCGTACTCCGGAAGTGCAGGCCCACGCCGCCTGGCTGGAGTCGCTGCCGTGCCCGCGGATTTTCATCTCGCTGCACGAGGATTGGGAAACCAGCGGCTTCTATTTTTATGAGATCAATCTCGGCGACGACCGGCCGGACCGCGCCGGGGCGATCCTCGAGGCGGTGCGCCCGTGGTTCCCGCCGGAGCCCGGGGCGATGATCGACGGCCACGACATCCGCGACTCGGGCTGGATCTACCACGCCGCCGAGGCCGACCTGCCGGAGAACTGGCCGGAGGCGATCTTCCTAGCCAAGCTCGGCTGCCCCGTGTCCTTCACCTTCGAAACGCCGAGCGCGAATTGCCTGCAGGACCGCATCGCCGCGCATGTGGCGGCGGCCAAGGCGGCGGCGGCATTTCCCGCGACTCTCTGA
- a CDS encoding serine/threonine protein phosphatase has protein sequence MKELKDGIRALVRLDWMGGVHKHFRGTDADKRYATEVAVLKVLEERGCPYVPKLMEEHPDELYFVSTSCGQPATSISRERADQLFADLERDYGVRHLDAEPRNITYDARAGRFCIIDFELAEILPWPGPTEE, from the coding sequence ATGAAGGAACTGAAGGACGGCATTCGCGCCCTGGTGCGGCTCGATTGGATGGGAGGCGTCCACAAGCACTTCCGCGGCACCGATGCCGACAAGCGCTATGCCACCGAGGTGGCCGTGCTCAAGGTGCTCGAGGAACGCGGCTGTCCCTATGTCCCGAAGTTGATGGAAGAGCATCCCGACGAACTCTACTTCGTCTCCACGAGCTGCGGCCAACCGGCCACGTCGATTTCGAGAGAGCGCGCCGACCAACTCTTCGCCGACCTCGAGCGCGACTACGGCGTCCGCCACCTCGACGCCGAGCCGCGCAACATCACCTACGACGCGCGTGCGGGACGCTTCTGCATCATCGACTTCGAGCTGGCGGAGATATTGCCGTGGCCCGGTCCCACCGAGGAATAG
- a CDS encoding sulfatase-like hydrolase/transferase encodes MRNRWMGLSFNRQALCALLALLIFPTAAEAARKPNVLVIVADDLGFADVGFNGGTIPTPNLDRLASTGVNLTGFRAAPMCSPTRAGLMTGRWPLRFGMMRAVVPPWSKYGLPPEENPLAELLAPAGYEQRGLAGKWHLGHARREFLPLAQGFTSFYGHYNGAIDYFTHERDGETDWHRGDQTVKEPGYSTDLVGAEGARFIREAPADKPWLLYVPLNAPHSPMQAKEDDLAKFSGLGPKKKVYAAMVHAMDRAIGQILTAAEARPDAAETLVLFFSDNGGIPKAGGNNGPYRGAKLGVYEGGTRSCAAMRWPSGGVTGGKRFDGRVGYIDVLPTVLAAAGVETPKNLDGIDFLPPLRASKPLPERPWFSYIHQDAQAHASVHLGPWKLVAHGDFFSESPSAKATWELYDLAADPKEANDVAAQHSKKVAELRKLLREFGTWQNPGVGPYDEGREGFKPPKDWVVGG; translated from the coding sequence ATGAGAAACCGCTGGATGGGGCTTTCGTTCAATCGCCAGGCGCTTTGCGCGCTACTGGCACTGCTGATTTTCCCGACGGCGGCGGAGGCCGCGAGAAAGCCGAACGTGCTGGTGATCGTGGCCGATGACCTCGGTTTCGCGGACGTCGGTTTCAATGGCGGCACCATTCCCACCCCGAATCTGGACCGGCTGGCCTCCACCGGGGTGAATCTGACCGGCTTCCGCGCCGCGCCGATGTGCTCGCCGACCCGGGCCGGGCTGATGACCGGGCGCTGGCCGCTGCGCTTCGGGATGATGCGGGCGGTGGTCCCGCCGTGGTCGAAATATGGACTGCCGCCGGAGGAAAACCCCCTGGCCGAGCTGCTGGCCCCGGCCGGCTACGAGCAGCGGGGACTCGCGGGCAAGTGGCACCTTGGCCACGCCCGTCGCGAATTCCTCCCTCTCGCTCAAGGCTTTACGAGCTTCTACGGCCACTACAACGGCGCGATCGACTACTTCACCCACGAGCGCGACGGCGAGACTGACTGGCACCGCGGCGACCAGACAGTGAAGGAGCCTGGCTACTCCACCGACCTCGTCGGCGCGGAGGGCGCCCGCTTCATCCGGGAGGCCCCGGCGGACAAGCCGTGGCTGCTCTACGTGCCGCTGAATGCCCCCCACTCGCCGATGCAGGCAAAGGAGGACGACCTCGCGAAATTCTCCGGCCTCGGCCCCAAGAAGAAAGTCTACGCGGCCATGGTCCACGCCATGGACCGGGCGATCGGCCAGATCCTCACCGCGGCGGAAGCCCGGCCGGACGCAGCAGAGACGCTGGTGCTCTTTTTCAGCGACAACGGCGGCATCCCGAAGGCGGGCGGCAACAACGGACCCTACCGCGGGGCGAAGCTGGGCGTCTACGAAGGCGGCACCCGCTCGTGCGCGGCGATGCGCTGGCCGTCGGGCGGCGTGACCGGCGGGAAGCGCTTCGACGGGCGCGTCGGCTACATCGATGTGCTGCCGACCGTGCTCGCCGCGGCCGGCGTGGAAACCCCGAAGAACCTCGACGGCATCGACTTCCTACCCCCCCTCCGCGCCAGCAAGCCCCTCCCCGAGCGGCCCTGGTTCTCCTACATCCACCAGGACGCGCAGGCCCACGCGTCCGTGCACCTCGGTCCGTGGAAGCTGGTGGCGCACGGTGACTTTTTCTCCGAAAGTCCCTCAGCGAAAGCGACTTGGGAACTCTACGACCTCGCCGCCGACCCGAAGGAAGCGAACGACGTGGCCGCCCAGCACTCCAAAAAGGTCGCCGAATTGCGCAAGCTCCTCCGCGAGTTCGGCACTTGGCAAAATCCCGGCGTGGGCCCCTACGACGAAGGCCGGGAGGGCTTCAAGCCGCCGAAGGACTGGGTCGTCGGGGGCTGA
- the mazF gene encoding endoribonuclease MazF, producing the protein MVKKAAYIPERGDVVWTDFDPQAGREQAGKRPALVLSPQTYNAKTGLAVMVPITSHVKGYPFEVAIQGKSIQGVALSDHLKNLDWNARGVRFVEAVPNDVLDEINRKIATLLSI; encoded by the coding sequence CTGGTGAAAAAGGCGGCCTACATCCCGGAGCGCGGCGACGTGGTTTGGACCGATTTCGATCCCCAGGCAGGCCGGGAACAGGCCGGAAAACGCCCGGCTCTGGTCTTGTCCCCGCAGACCTACAACGCCAAGACCGGCCTGGCGGTGATGGTCCCGATCACCAGCCACGTGAAAGGCTATCCCTTCGAGGTGGCGATCCAAGGCAAGTCCATCCAAGGCGTGGCGCTCAGTGACCATCTCAAGAACCTCGATTGGAACGCACGCGGCGTCCGGTTCGTGGAAGCGGTCCCCAATGACGTCCTCGACGAGATCAACCGCAAGATCGCGACGCTGCTCTCGATTTGA
- the gmk gene encoding guanylate kinase: MRSGILYLVSGPSGSGKSTLCRRLAAEGEAEFSVSCTTRTPRFGETHGKEYFFLTVAEFEAKIAAGEFLEHALVHGNHYGTLRSEVIGRLAAGTDVVMDIDVQGAAQVRACDDESIRLSLVDLFVMPPDEDELATRLRGRGTDSDEVIALRLRNAIDEMHHWPEYRYRLLSATPEEDYAKFKSLLFGERMRVSRLWVG; the protein is encoded by the coding sequence ATGCGCTCCGGCATCCTATATCTCGTCTCCGGCCCGTCGGGCTCGGGGAAATCCACGCTTTGCCGCCGGCTCGCTGCCGAGGGCGAGGCGGAGTTTTCCGTCTCCTGCACCACGCGGACGCCGCGTTTCGGCGAGACGCATGGGAAGGAGTATTTCTTCCTCACCGTCGCGGAGTTCGAGGCAAAGATCGCCGCGGGCGAGTTCCTCGAACACGCGCTGGTCCATGGCAACCACTACGGCACGTTGCGCAGCGAGGTCATCGGCCGGCTCGCCGCGGGGACGGACGTGGTCATGGACATCGACGTCCAGGGCGCCGCGCAAGTCCGCGCCTGCGATGACGAGTCGATCCGGCTTTCGCTGGTCGATCTGTTCGTGATGCCGCCGGACGAAGACGAGCTTGCGACCCGTCTCCGTGGCCGCGGCACCGATAGCGATGAGGTCATCGCCCTGCGCTTGCGCAACGCGATCGACGAGATGCATCACTGGCCGGAGTACCGCTACCGCCTGCTTTCCGCCACGCCGGAAGAAGACTACGCGAAGTTCAAGTCGCTGCTCTTCGGCGAGCGGATGCGGGTGTCGCGGTTGTGGGTGGGGTGA
- the mgtE gene encoding magnesium transporter: MPDDEATLPIDELMRAIEAEDRSAVSALAEEMHYADLAHAYQEIEEDKHELFLKTIGPEKAADMIVELPDTMIEEALDAFSPSELKVLFHELSDDDRVDILQDVGDEARLRFLGLLGPEDEELTRSLLKYEHDTAGGRMTTRIGRIFDNQTVKQAIEMLRRGQESTETLSRIFVVDQKGRLLGKLRFRDLAFNTWDTPVRDIMREIGPERVLATADQEEAANMLLKYDLIALPVIDEFDHLLGIVTHDDAMEILQEESTEDIEKIAGIGGEQSEETYLNTSILNQFRRRAGWLTGLAFVSLLSGYVMMRFGSILSQVFLLSLFLPMVVAAGGNTGGQASTMVIRAMSLGEISPGSAGEVAWKELRTGFFLGLLLGTCMALFTVLLLPFFHLPMPPGMSLAKVGVAIAIALTTQVTSATFLGSLLPLGARAVNLDPAVVSAPAIAAIVDVSGMVIYFTVARAILGL, encoded by the coding sequence ATGCCGGACGACGAAGCCACCCTCCCCATCGATGAGCTCATGCGAGCCATCGAGGCGGAGGACCGGAGCGCCGTCAGCGCGCTGGCGGAGGAAATGCACTACGCCGACCTCGCCCACGCCTACCAGGAGATCGAGGAGGACAAGCACGAGCTGTTCCTCAAGACGATCGGCCCGGAAAAAGCGGCCGACATGATCGTCGAGCTGCCCGACACAATGATCGAGGAGGCGCTCGACGCCTTCAGCCCCTCCGAGCTCAAGGTCCTCTTCCACGAACTCTCCGACGACGACCGCGTCGACATCCTCCAGGACGTGGGCGATGAGGCGCGGCTGCGCTTCCTGGGCCTGCTCGGCCCGGAGGATGAGGAGCTGACCCGCTCGCTGCTCAAGTACGAGCACGATACCGCGGGCGGCCGCATGACCACGCGGATCGGCCGGATCTTCGATAATCAGACGGTGAAGCAGGCGATCGAGATGCTGCGTCGCGGCCAGGAATCGACCGAGACCCTCAGCCGGATCTTCGTCGTCGATCAAAAGGGCCGGCTGCTCGGCAAGCTGCGGTTCCGCGACCTCGCCTTCAACACTTGGGACACGCCCGTCCGCGACATCATGCGCGAGATCGGCCCAGAGCGCGTGCTCGCCACCGCCGACCAGGAGGAAGCGGCGAACATGCTGCTCAAGTATGACCTCATCGCGCTGCCGGTCATTGATGAATTCGACCACCTGCTCGGCATCGTCACGCACGATGACGCGATGGAAATTCTCCAGGAAGAAAGCACGGAGGACATCGAAAAGATTGCGGGTATCGGCGGTGAGCAGTCGGAGGAAACCTATCTTAACACCAGCATACTCAACCAATTCCGCCGCCGCGCCGGCTGGTTGACCGGGCTGGCCTTCGTGTCCTTGCTGTCCGGCTATGTGATGATGCGCTTTGGCTCCATCCTCAGCCAGGTGTTCCTGCTTTCGCTGTTCCTGCCGATGGTGGTCGCAGCCGGCGGCAACACCGGCGGGCAGGCCTCCACCATGGTCATCCGCGCGATGTCGCTCGGAGAAATCAGCCCCGGCTCGGCGGGCGAAGTCGCATGGAAGGAACTCCGCACCGGCTTCTTCCTCGGGCTCCTGCTCGGCACCTGCATGGCGCTCTTCACGGTGCTGCTACTGCCGTTTTTCCACCTGCCCATGCCCCCGGGCATGAGCTTGGCGAAGGTCGGCGTCGCGATCGCCATCGCGCTCACCACCCAGGTTACCTCGGCCACCTTCCTCGGTTCGCTGCTGCCACTCGGGGCACGGGCGGTGAATCTTGACCCGGCGGTCGTGTCCGCCCCGGCCATCGCGGCAATTGTCGATGTCTCGGGCATGGTCATTTATTTTACGGTGGCCCGCGCCATCTTGGGACTATGA
- a CDS encoding M3 family metallopeptidase: protein MHPFLDEGFHVRWSTLTPEAVEPDIRKALEIAKANLDAVCAVTPAEATYASTFGAFEKASDLLNLGWGRLNHLDSVCDEPAQRAALNAMLPEVSEFYASIPLNEKLWAVLKAFGESPAVAELGTVEKRFVAETMLDFVQSGADLPEDQKTRVAAVEAELSKLTKQYSEHVLDSTNAWELLIEDEAKLAGLPASAKAAALANAKSKELATDEKPAWRFTLQMPSMFPLMQHLDDDGIRRQVWEASVKVAAQGEHDNTELVWQILELRKEKAAILGHGHFADLTLQRRMARNGETALRFTENLHDRIEAPFHAEYRSLCDYKGAKTGQPVDGLQPWEFAYWSEKRRQEEYDLDDEALRPYFPVDRVMGGMFDLCSKLFGITIHEKKAAYFERGSNSQPSTPDSQLPEVWHPEVKFYDLLDTKTGEHLGSFYADWHPRESKRGGAWMNCLFTGHPGGDGSTREAHLGLIIGNMTPPVDGKQALLTHGEVETIFHEFGHLLHGLLSDVPVRSLAGTNVPWDFVELPSQIMENFCWDRRSLDYFAKHHETSATIPDDLYDRMIAAKNYMSATAFMRQLAFGKLDLELHTRLDRYEGRDLDEVDREILASYRVPLKTDSPSMARRFNHLFSSPTGYAAGYYSYKWAEVLDADAFTRFQENGVIDPETGAAFREHILSKGNSVPVDELFRRFMGRDPELGPLLERSGLAGPLLADAGLEEPACA from the coding sequence ATGCATCCGTTCCTCGATGAGGGTTTTCACGTCCGCTGGTCCACGCTCACGCCGGAGGCGGTCGAGCCCGACATCCGCAAGGCGCTCGAAATCGCCAAGGCAAACCTCGACGCCGTCTGTGCCGTGACGCCCGCCGAGGCGACCTATGCGAGTACCTTCGGCGCCTTCGAGAAGGCCAGCGACCTGCTCAATCTCGGCTGGGGCCGCTTGAACCACCTCGACTCGGTCTGCGATGAGCCCGCCCAGCGTGCCGCGCTGAATGCGATGCTGCCGGAGGTTTCCGAATTCTACGCGTCGATCCCGCTGAATGAAAAGCTGTGGGCGGTGCTGAAGGCCTTCGGCGAATCGCCCGCGGTGGCGGAGTTGGGGACGGTCGAGAAGCGCTTCGTGGCCGAGACGATGCTCGATTTCGTCCAGTCCGGCGCCGACCTGCCGGAGGACCAGAAGACCCGTGTGGCCGCAGTGGAAGCCGAGCTTTCCAAGCTGACCAAGCAGTACTCCGAGCACGTGCTGGATTCGACCAATGCCTGGGAGTTGCTGATCGAGGACGAAGCGAAGCTGGCCGGCCTGCCTGCCTCCGCAAAGGCCGCCGCGCTCGCCAATGCCAAGTCCAAGGAACTCGCGACCGATGAGAAGCCGGCCTGGCGATTCACCCTGCAGATGCCCTCGATGTTCCCGCTGATGCAGCACCTCGATGACGATGGCATCCGCCGCCAGGTCTGGGAGGCCTCGGTGAAGGTCGCGGCGCAAGGCGAGCACGACAACACCGAACTCGTCTGGCAGATTCTTGAGCTGCGCAAGGAGAAGGCCGCCATCCTCGGCCACGGCCACTTCGCCGATCTCACGCTGCAGCGCCGGATGGCCCGCAATGGCGAGACCGCGCTGAGATTCACGGAGAACCTGCACGACCGGATCGAGGCGCCATTTCACGCCGAGTATCGCTCGCTCTGCGACTACAAGGGGGCCAAGACCGGCCAACCTGTCGATGGCCTCCAGCCGTGGGAATTCGCCTACTGGTCCGAGAAGCGCCGGCAAGAAGAGTACGATCTGGATGACGAGGCGCTGCGCCCGTACTTCCCGGTCGATCGCGTGATGGGCGGGATGTTCGACCTCTGCTCGAAGCTCTTCGGCATCACCATTCACGAAAAGAAAGCGGCCTATTTCGAGCGCGGCTCCAACTCTCAACCATCAACTCCCGACTCTCAACTTCCTGAGGTCTGGCACCCCGAGGTGAAGTTCTACGACCTGCTCGACACCAAGACCGGCGAGCACCTCGGCTCGTTCTATGCCGATTGGCATCCGCGCGAGTCGAAGCGCGGAGGTGCCTGGATGAACTGCCTCTTCACCGGTCACCCGGGCGGCGATGGCTCGACCCGCGAGGCGCACCTCGGCCTGATCATTGGGAACATGACGCCGCCGGTGGACGGCAAGCAGGCGCTGCTGACCCATGGCGAGGTCGAGACGATCTTCCACGAATTCGGCCACCTGCTGCACGGCCTGCTGAGCGATGTGCCGGTACGCTCGCTGGCCGGCACGAATGTCCCGTGGGACTTCGTGGAGCTCCCCTCCCAGATCATGGAGAATTTCTGCTGGGACCGCCGCTCGCTCGACTACTTCGCCAAGCACCACGAGACCAGTGCGACCATCCCGGACGATCTCTACGACCGGATGATCGCGGCGAAGAACTACATGAGCGCGACCGCCTTCATGCGGCAGCTTGCCTTCGGCAAGCTCGACCTGGAACTGCACACGCGCCTCGACCGCTATGAGGGCCGCGACCTCGATGAGGTCGATCGCGAGATCCTCGCCAGCTATCGCGTGCCGCTGAAGACCGACTCGCCGAGCATGGCGCGCCGCTTCAATCACCTCTTCAGCTCGCCCACGGGATACGCCGCCGGCTACTACTCCTACAAGTGGGCCGAGGTGCTGGATGCCGATGCTTTCACGCGCTTCCAGGAGAATGGCGTGATCGATCCGGAGACCGGCGCGGCCTTCCGCGAGCACATCCTCTCGAAGGGCAACTCGGTGCCGGTGGACGAGCTGTTCCGCCGCTTCATGGGCCGCGACCCGGAGCTTGGGCCGCTGCTCGAGCGCTCCGGACTGGCGGGTCCGCTGCTGGCGGATGCCGGATTGGAAGAGCCTGCCTGCGCGTAA